Proteins found in one Oncorhynchus keta strain PuntledgeMale-10-30-2019 chromosome 2, Oket_V2, whole genome shotgun sequence genomic segment:
- the LOC118359784 gene encoding transcriptional repressor CTCF-like: MEGEVVSIETAQVEDLQDSGEGPELLQTVEAALMEGGVPPQVVTGNVEMMVMDTLDSTLDPALLQMKTEVLEGGGTVTVTGGDEGQIITLQVVNMEGNMEQTSAALGLGQLQLVQVPVTTATVEELQASFVDASAGNTEAEPVICHTLPLPEGFQVVKVGANGEVETVEQEELQAAQDELQVTHGEEEEEEEAEPQVEDQTWSKDPDYQPTAGIRKGKKGKKSRLRYGEGERDMDVSVYDFEEEQQEGMLSEVNAEKVVGNMKPPKPTKIKKKGVKKTFQCELCSYTCPRRSNLDRHMKSHTDERPHKCHLCGRAFRTVTLLRNHLNTHTGTRPHKCQDCDMAFVTSGELVRHRRYKHTFEKPFKCSMCDYASVEVSKLKRHIRSHTGERPFQCSLCSYASRDTYKLKRHMRTHSGEKPYECYICHARFTQSGTMKMHILQKHTENVAKFHCPHCDTVIARKSDLGVHLRKQHSFMEMGRKCRYCDAVFHERYALIQHQKSHKNEKRFKCDQCDYCCRQERHMIMHRRTHTGEKPYACNQCEKTFRQKQLLDMHFKRYHDPNFIPTAFVCSKCAKTFTRRNTMLRHAENCNGENTGDENGTPPKKGRRGRKRKMRSRRDDDDDDTEPELDDIEEEEEELLAEIEVEQAPPVVPVPAPVGPPAKRKRGRPPKAKPAPTAAIIRVEDETTGEVDDIIVKKEMKAEQASQEEEAVEDEVPAVEVEHAEGEPANQVEESFQGEEVVQEVALSVTEAPPNGDLTPEMILSMMDR; the protein is encoded by the exons ATGGAGGGTGAAGTCGTTTCCATTGAGACCGCTCAGGTTGAGGATCTCCAGGACAGTGGGGAGGGACCCGAGCTGCTCCAGACTGTAGAGGCTGCCCTGATGGAAGGGGGTGTGCCACCCCAAGTGGTGACAGGGAATGTTGAAATGATGGTGATGGACACCCTGGACTCAACCCTTGACCCTGCCCTGCTACAGATGAAGACTGAGGTCCTCGAAGGGGGTGGCACAGTGACGGTCACCGGGGGAGACGAGGGACAGATCATCACCCTGCAG GTGGTGAACATGGAGGGGAACATGGAGCAGACAAGTGCAGCACTGGGGCTTGGACAGCTGCAGCTGGTGCAGGTTCCTGTCACTACAGCCACCGTGGAAGAACTCCAGGCCAGCTTTGTTGACGCCTCTGCAGGCAATACCGAGGCAGAGCCAGTGATCTGCCACACCCTCCCTCTGCCCGAGGGCTTCCAG GTGGTGAAGGTGGGGGCGaatggagaggtggagacagtTGAGCAAGAAGAACTGCAGGCAGCCCAGGATGAGCTCCAGGTGACccatggggaagaggaggaggaggaggaagctgAGCCCCAAGTAGaggaccagacctggtccaaagaCCCAGATTACCAGCCAACTGCTGGCATCCGCAAGGGGAAGAAGGGCAAAAAGAGCCGCCTGCGTTACGGGGAGGGGGAACGGGACATGGATGTGTCTGTATACGACTTTGAGgaggaacagcaggaggggaTGCTTTCTGAGGTCAACGCTGAGAAGGTTGTGGGCAACATGAAGCCGCCCAAACCCACCAAGATAAAGAAGAAAG GTGTGAAGAAGACGTTCCAGTGTGAGCTGTGTAGCTACACCTGCCCCCGGCGCTCTAACCTGGACCGCCACATGAAGAGCCACACAGATGAGAGGCCACACAAATGCCACCTGTGTGGGAGGGCCTTCAGAACAGTCACACTGCTGAGGAaccacctcaacacacacacag GCACTCGTCCTCATAAATGCCAAGATTGTGACATGGCATTTGTGACCAGTGGAGAGCTGGTGCGTCATCGTCGCTACAAACACACATTCGAGAAACCCTTCAAGTGCTCCATGTGTGACTACGCTAGTGTGGAG GTGAGTAAGCTGAAGAGACACATCCGCTCCCATACAGGCGAGAGGCCCTTCCAGTGCAGTCTGTGCAGCTACGCCAGCCGAGACACTTACAAACTGAAGAGACACATGAGGACACACTCGG GTGAGAAGCCATATGAGTGCTACATCTGCCATGCTCGTTTCACGCAGAGCGGCACCATGAAGATGCACATCCTGCAGAAGCACACAGAGAATGTGGCCAAATTCCACTGCCCCCACTGTGACACAGTCATCGCTCGCAAGAGCGACCTGG gtGTGCACTTGCGGAAGCAGCATTCGTTCATGGAGATGGGCAGGAAGTGTCGTTACTGTGACGCTGTGTTCCACGAGCGTTACGCACTCATCCAGCACCAGAAATCCCACAAGAACGAGAAGCGCTTCAAGTGCGACCAGTGTGACTATTGCTGCAGACAG GAGCGTCACATGATCatgcacagacgcacacacacaggggagaagccgtACGCCTGCAACCAATGTGAAAAAACTTTCCGGCAGAAGCAGCTGCTGGACATGCACTTCAAACGTTACCATGACCCCAACTTCATCCCCACTGCCTTCGTCTGCAGCAAGTGTGCCAAGACCTTCACTCGCAGG AACACCATGCTGCGTCACGCAGAGAACTGTAATGGAGAGAACACCGGCGACGAGAACGGGACCCCGCCCAAGAAAGGCCGCCGCGGCAGAAAGAGGAAGATGCGCTCCAGACgggatgacgatgatgatgacacCG AGCCTGAGCTGGATGAcattgaggaagaggaggaggagctgctaGCTGAGATTGAGGTGGAGCAGGCACCACCGGttgtccctgtccctgcccctgtTGGCCCGCCAGCCAAGAGGAAACGTGGAAGACCTCCAAAGGCTAAACCTGCCCCAA CGGCGGCAATCATCCGTGTGGAGGATGAGACCACAGGCGAGGTGGATGACATAATCGTGAAGAAAGAGATGAAGGCAGAGCAGGCGAGCCAGGAGGAAGAAGCTGTTGAGGATGAGGTGCCAGCAGTAGAGGTGGAGCATGCTGAAGGAGAGCCTGCCAATCAGGTAGAAGAGTCATTCcagggggaggaggtggtgcAGGAAGTGGCACTGTCTGTCACAGAGGCTCCACCCAACGGTGACCTCACTCCTGAGATGATTCTCAGTATGATGGACCGGTGA